In a single window of the Actinomycetota bacterium genome:
- a CDS encoding DUF1156 domain-containing protein, translating into MTATPGPTKLIEVALPLDVINREAAREKSIRHGHPSTLHLWWARRPLAACRAVLFAQLVDDPSAHPDQFPTPEAQEVERERLFDIIRRLVPWEASNDEKVLEEARAEIRRCYPDGPPAIVDPFCGGGSIPLEAQRLGLEAHASDLNPVAVLITKALIELPPKFAGRPPVHPDDGRELKGTRTWSGAQGLAEDVRWYGRWMRDEAERRIGHLYPKATLPDGTKATVIAWIWARTVTCPNPACRATMPLVRSFWLGKKKGKEAWVIAIPELETKRVRFAIGHGESGPPVDGTVGRTGATCLVCASPVPRQHLWDEGRAGRIGAQLMAIVAEGNRQRTYLPPSAEHETAAEVPRPEDVPDTEMPNNPRWFSPPMYGMTHHADLFTNRQLTALYTLSEIVTEARDEVITDSGGDVDYADAVATYLGLAFSRTADLNNTIVTWSSSRDQARNLFARQAIPMAWDFTEVYPFSESAGDLGISVESAARAIASLPIGLGKVQNLDARSRSFDGLVVATDPPYYDNIGYADLSDFFYVWLRRALRKSHPELLGTMLTPKSSELIASPYRFDGSKERADQHFEAGFRTVFRHAAEQGRPDTPTTIFYAFKQSESDDDVSSKILVSTGWEKFLQGLVDNGLVVTGTWPMRTEREVRSVGIGTNALASSILLVCRSRPVSAGVTDRRGFLQSLKARLGHDLRVLQSGGVAPVDLAQAAIGPGMAVFSSYAKVVEPTGESMTVRTALALINQVLDEVSAEQEGEFDEDTRWAIAWYSEYGHDDGPYGRADDLARAKNVSVDGLVRAGIVKSGAGKVRLLNRDELDPAWDPSSDIRVTVWEVCQHLIRRLDDGAESAGELLVRVGGLGDAARDLAYRLFQIAESKKWAKEAGPYNALAAEWLELTRVASAGPAGQGTLL; encoded by the coding sequence ATGACCGCCACCCCCGGACCCACCAAGCTCATCGAGGTCGCCCTTCCGCTCGACGTGATCAACCGCGAAGCGGCACGCGAGAAGTCGATCCGCCACGGCCATCCCTCGACCCTCCACCTGTGGTGGGCGCGTCGGCCTCTCGCCGCATGCCGCGCTGTTCTCTTCGCCCAGCTCGTCGACGACCCGTCGGCACATCCGGATCAGTTCCCGACGCCCGAAGCGCAAGAGGTTGAGCGGGAGCGGTTGTTCGACATCATCCGTCGCCTCGTTCCGTGGGAGGCCTCCAACGACGAGAAGGTGCTCGAGGAAGCCCGTGCCGAGATCCGTCGCTGCTATCCGGACGGCCCACCGGCGATTGTCGACCCGTTCTGCGGTGGTGGCTCGATCCCCCTCGAAGCCCAACGCCTCGGCCTCGAAGCGCACGCGAGCGACCTCAACCCGGTCGCAGTCCTGATCACGAAAGCGCTCATCGAACTGCCCCCGAAGTTCGCCGGCCGGCCACCGGTCCATCCGGACGACGGCCGCGAGTTGAAGGGCACGCGTACCTGGTCAGGCGCACAGGGTCTAGCTGAGGACGTTCGCTGGTACGGCCGTTGGATGCGTGATGAGGCCGAGCGACGAATCGGCCATCTCTACCCCAAGGCCACGCTGCCGGATGGCACGAAGGCGACCGTCATCGCCTGGATCTGGGCCCGTACTGTCACCTGCCCCAACCCTGCCTGCCGCGCGACCATGCCGCTAGTCCGCTCGTTCTGGCTCGGCAAGAAGAAGGGCAAGGAGGCCTGGGTCATAGCCATTCCCGAGCTTGAAACCAAGCGTGTCCGGTTCGCGATCGGCCACGGCGAGAGCGGGCCACCCGTCGACGGCACCGTCGGCCGTACTGGCGCAACCTGCCTCGTATGCGCGAGTCCGGTCCCGCGTCAGCATCTCTGGGACGAAGGTCGCGCCGGTCGCATCGGGGCGCAGCTGATGGCGATCGTGGCCGAGGGCAATCGGCAGCGCACATACCTGCCCCCCAGCGCCGAGCATGAGACAGCGGCAGAGGTGCCCCGGCCCGAGGACGTGCCCGACACCGAGATGCCGAACAATCCACGTTGGTTCTCGCCGCCGATGTACGGCATGACGCACCATGCCGACCTCTTCACCAACCGTCAGCTCACTGCCTTGTACACGTTAAGCGAGATCGTCACCGAAGCCCGCGACGAGGTCATCACCGACTCCGGCGGCGACGTCGACTACGCCGATGCCGTTGCGACGTATCTGGGGTTGGCATTCAGCCGGACTGCAGATCTCAACAACACCATCGTGACGTGGTCGTCCAGTCGCGACCAGGCTCGCAATCTGTTCGCGAGACAGGCCATACCCATGGCGTGGGATTTCACCGAGGTCTACCCGTTCTCGGAGTCGGCAGGAGATCTTGGCATCAGCGTCGAATCCGCGGCGCGAGCGATCGCCAGCCTCCCGATTGGACTGGGGAAGGTGCAGAATCTGGATGCGCGGTCTCGCAGTTTCGATGGACTGGTTGTCGCCACCGATCCTCCCTACTACGACAACATCGGTTACGCGGACCTGTCGGACTTCTTCTACGTTTGGCTTCGGCGTGCACTTCGCAAGTCACATCCGGAGCTTCTAGGCACGATGCTCACGCCCAAGTCGAGTGAGCTGATCGCATCGCCCTACCGCTTCGATGGCAGCAAGGAGAGAGCTGACCAGCATTTCGAGGCCGGCTTTCGGACGGTCTTCCGGCACGCCGCAGAGCAGGGAAGGCCGGACACGCCGACAACGATCTTCTATGCCTTCAAGCAGAGCGAGTCCGACGACGACGTCAGTTCGAAGATTCTTGTCTCGACTGGCTGGGAGAAGTTTCTCCAGGGACTTGTCGACAATGGACTCGTCGTGACCGGCACCTGGCCGATGCGAACTGAGCGGGAGGTTCGCAGTGTCGGCATCGGTACCAACGCGCTCGCTTCGTCAATCCTCCTCGTGTGCCGCTCGCGGCCGGTGAGCGCGGGCGTAACGGATCGTCGTGGCTTCCTTCAGTCATTGAAGGCTCGGCTGGGCCATGATCTTCGCGTGCTCCAGTCAGGCGGTGTTGCTCCTGTCGACCTCGCTCAAGCGGCGATTGGCCCCGGCATGGCGGTGTTCTCCTCGTACGCAAAGGTGGTGGAGCCGACCGGTGAATCGATGACAGTTCGCACGGCATTGGCGCTCATCAATCAGGTCTTGGATGAGGTGTCGGCCGAGCAAGAGGGTGAATTCGATGAGGACACTCGATGGGCGATCGCCTGGTACTCGGAGTACGGCCATGACGATGGTCCGTACGGCCGTGCGGACGATCTTGCACGCGCAAAGAACGTAAGCGTCGACGGTTTGGTGCGTGCTGGCATTGTGAAGTCGGGCGCGGGCAAGGTCCGGCTGCTCAACCGCGATGAGCTCGACCCAGCGTGGGATCCGTCGTCTGACATTCGGGTGACGGTGTGGGAGGTGTGCCAACACCTGATCCGTCGTCTCGACGACGGAGCCGAGTCGGCGGGCGAGCTGCTGGTGCGTGTCGGCGGCCTGGGCGACGCCGCGCGGGACTTGGCGTACCGCCTGTTCCAGATCGCTGAGTCGAAGAAGTGGGCGAAAGAGGCCGGGCCGTACAACGCGCTCGCGGCGGAGTGGCTGGAGCTGACACGGGTCGCGTCGGCGGGACCGGCGGGACAGGGGACACTGCTATGA
- a CDS encoding DUF499 domain-containing protein, with translation MAASNRERVGRALELLGPAMAIWVDRKMSRKSPAGGNWKAAYAGQNLDSDPSALITVVFDSYQDVFKAEIGSKGRSLLDLVRAARNDFAHNQSFSVDAAYKALDRIEEFLVLIDAPEATEVGTAKTELMRARLEAETKKVTPKAESLFGEPVAGLQPWREVVQPHDDVARGKYNVAEFAANLYQVAAGKGLAEYTDPVEFYRRTYLTAGLRQMLTQAAQRLTGQGGAPVVDLQTNFGGGKTHSLIALYHLCSGLKVTEFPQELQELLAGAGVTELPSVQRAVLVGTELSPGQPETKPDGTVVNTLWGEIAWQLGGEAAFELVAEADRTGTNPGKAMQDVFTLCGPCLVLIDEWVAYARQLFETQELLPGGLFETQFSFAQTLADAVIAVPGTLLVISLPVSDDPARPGVTPIGSEAEVGGYAGQESARRLGNVIGRTEAAWRPASAEESFEIVRRRLFQPLATDGVKFRDATARTFGEMYRTQSAEFPAEVREPGYVERIKAAYPIHPELFARLYEDWSTLEGFQRTRGVLRLMAAVISALWTAGDQSPLILPANVPLDDPAVQTELIRNLDHAWQPILDTDIDGASSVPRKVDTDFPNLGRYGAARRAARAVFLATAPKGSSSANRGVELQRVKLACTLPGEAVATYGDALNRLTDRSSFLYVEGARYWYGTQASVARRARDLVDQLLSTRLDEVHVHIRDGLEPARRDRGDFVAVHVCPASPAEVPDDPECRLVVLPPTAPHANRDSASAAMTAAKTLLEQRGSGDRQFRNMLVFLAPDVKRLDELERGVAELLAWSDIHGRWEDLGLDAFQRNQADQKKRDAERAVELRLGETYHWLLVPHQPEPTGPIEWEAIKADGQGGLAVRAARKLVNAGSLGLAYSPELLRGLLSPGGTLASLWKDGHVQANTLWDVFARYPYLPRLQRIDVLLDTVARGPASLTWEQHGFAVAEARDSNGRYAGLVTGAEPVPVVGTSLVVQPELARAQIDGQRPPPTVQPGGTDSTPGGTDPLPPQPPDVPDTAFRRFYAVARLDPERYQRDFGKIASEIITNLAAQLGTDVEVTVEIHARNEDGFIDSVIRTVSENARTLKVDSHGFERD, from the coding sequence ATGGCGGCAAGCAACCGGGAACGAGTTGGACGGGCGCTCGAGCTGCTCGGCCCTGCAATGGCGATCTGGGTCGACCGAAAGATGTCCCGCAAGTCGCCGGCCGGCGGCAACTGGAAGGCGGCCTACGCGGGACAGAACCTCGACTCCGATCCGTCGGCGCTGATCACGGTGGTGTTCGACAGCTACCAGGACGTCTTCAAGGCAGAGATCGGGTCGAAGGGTCGCAGCCTGCTCGACCTCGTTCGCGCCGCGCGCAACGACTTCGCTCACAATCAGTCGTTCAGCGTGGATGCCGCGTACAAGGCGTTGGATCGGATCGAGGAGTTCCTCGTGCTGATCGACGCCCCGGAGGCGACGGAGGTCGGCACAGCCAAGACCGAGCTGATGCGTGCCCGGCTGGAGGCGGAGACGAAGAAGGTGACACCGAAGGCAGAGTCGTTGTTCGGTGAGCCTGTGGCGGGGCTGCAGCCGTGGCGCGAGGTTGTGCAGCCACATGACGACGTCGCCAGGGGGAAGTACAACGTCGCCGAGTTCGCCGCGAACCTGTACCAGGTGGCGGCGGGCAAGGGGCTGGCCGAGTACACCGACCCTGTCGAGTTCTACCGCCGCACCTATCTGACGGCGGGTCTCCGCCAGATGCTCACTCAGGCGGCGCAGCGGTTGACGGGCCAGGGCGGCGCACCGGTGGTGGATCTGCAGACCAACTTCGGCGGCGGCAAGACGCACTCGTTAATCGCGCTCTACCACCTGTGCTCAGGGTTGAAGGTGACGGAGTTCCCGCAGGAGCTCCAGGAATTGCTCGCCGGGGCCGGAGTGACGGAGCTCCCGTCGGTGCAGCGGGCGGTGCTGGTCGGTACCGAGCTGTCGCCGGGGCAGCCGGAGACCAAGCCAGATGGCACGGTCGTCAACACGTTGTGGGGTGAGATCGCCTGGCAGCTCGGTGGCGAGGCAGCGTTCGAACTCGTCGCCGAGGCCGACCGGACCGGCACGAACCCCGGCAAGGCGATGCAGGACGTGTTCACGCTGTGCGGTCCATGCCTGGTGCTCATCGACGAATGGGTCGCCTACGCGCGCCAGCTGTTCGAAACCCAGGAGCTGCTCCCCGGTGGCTTGTTCGAGACGCAGTTCTCGTTCGCCCAGACCCTCGCGGACGCAGTGATCGCAGTGCCCGGCACCTTGCTGGTCATCTCGCTGCCCGTGTCCGATGACCCTGCCCGACCCGGAGTGACGCCGATCGGGTCCGAGGCCGAGGTCGGCGGTTACGCCGGCCAGGAGTCGGCGCGTCGGCTGGGCAATGTGATCGGGCGGACCGAGGCGGCGTGGCGACCGGCTTCGGCGGAGGAGAGCTTCGAGATCGTGCGTCGACGGCTGTTCCAGCCGTTGGCGACGGACGGGGTGAAGTTCCGTGACGCCACCGCTCGCACGTTCGGGGAGATGTACCGGACGCAGTCGGCGGAGTTCCCGGCCGAGGTGCGTGAACCGGGCTACGTCGAGCGGATCAAGGCCGCGTACCCGATCCACCCGGAGCTGTTCGCTCGTCTGTACGAGGACTGGTCGACGCTCGAGGGCTTCCAGCGCACCCGCGGCGTGTTGCGTCTCATGGCCGCGGTGATCTCGGCGCTGTGGACGGCGGGGGACCAGTCGCCGTTGATCCTGCCCGCGAACGTGCCCCTCGACGATCCGGCGGTGCAGACCGAGCTGATCCGCAACCTCGATCATGCGTGGCAGCCGATCCTCGACACCGACATCGATGGTGCATCCTCGGTACCACGCAAGGTCGACACCGACTTCCCGAACCTTGGCCGCTACGGCGCTGCTCGACGAGCAGCACGGGCGGTGTTCCTGGCGACTGCGCCGAAGGGTTCGTCGTCGGCCAACCGCGGTGTCGAGCTACAGCGCGTCAAGCTCGCCTGCACGCTGCCCGGAGAGGCGGTCGCCACCTATGGCGACGCGCTCAACCGGCTCACCGACCGCTCGTCGTTCCTGTACGTCGAGGGTGCTCGGTACTGGTACGGGACACAAGCTTCCGTGGCACGACGGGCACGTGATCTGGTCGATCAGCTCCTTTCGACCCGGCTGGACGAGGTACACGTCCACATCCGTGACGGCCTCGAACCGGCACGGCGCGACCGCGGCGACTTCGTCGCTGTCCATGTCTGCCCCGCCTCACCGGCGGAGGTGCCCGACGATCCCGAATGCCGGCTCGTCGTGCTGCCACCGACTGCGCCGCACGCCAACCGGGACTCCGCATCTGCGGCGATGACGGCGGCGAAGACGCTGCTCGAGCAGCGCGGCAGTGGCGATCGCCAGTTCCGCAACATGCTCGTGTTCCTCGCCCCGGACGTGAAGCGCCTCGACGAGCTCGAGCGCGGCGTTGCCGAGCTGCTCGCCTGGAGCGACATCCACGGGCGCTGGGAGGATCTCGGCCTCGACGCTTTCCAGCGGAACCAGGCAGACCAGAAGAAGCGCGACGCCGAACGCGCTGTCGAGCTGCGGCTCGGCGAGACGTACCACTGGCTCCTCGTGCCTCATCAGCCTGAGCCCACCGGACCGATCGAATGGGAAGCGATCAAGGCCGACGGCCAAGGTGGGCTTGCGGTGCGGGCTGCTCGGAAGCTGGTGAACGCGGGCTCGCTCGGCCTCGCCTACTCACCCGAGCTCCTCCGCGGTCTGCTCTCGCCCGGTGGGACGCTTGCCTCGCTCTGGAAGGACGGTCACGTCCAGGCCAACACGCTCTGGGACGTGTTCGCCCGCTATCCCTATCTGCCTCGTCTTCAACGCATCGACGTACTCCTCGACACGGTCGCGCGCGGGCCGGCGTCGCTCACGTGGGAACAGCACGGGTTCGCAGTCGCTGAGGCACGTGACTCCAACGGTCGGTACGCCGGACTCGTGACCGGCGCGGAGCCCGTGCCCGTCGTCGGCACATCGTTGGTCGTCCAGCCCGAGCTGGCGAGGGCGCAGATCGACGGACAACGACCGCCGCCCACTGTTCAGCCTGGCGGTACCGACTCGACGCCGGGCGGAACAGACCCGCTTCCACCTCAGCCGCCCGACGTACCGGACACTGCCTTCCGCCGCTTCTACGCGGTGGCCAGGCTCGATCCCGAGCGCTACCAACGAGACTTCGGCAAGATCGCGAGTGAGATCATCACCAACCTCGCGGCGCAGCTCGGCACCGACGTCGAAGTCACTGTCGAGATCCACGC